Below is a genomic region from Streptomyces roseoviridis.
CCTGCCGCTGCCGCCGCCGCTACCGACCCTGTCCCGTCCTCCCTGCCCCTCCCCTCCCCTCCCTGCCCCTCCCCTCCCCGTCCCCTCTTGCTCCCTGAATCCTTACGGCCTGTTCCTTGAACCCTTACCGCTTGCCCCTTGAACCCCTACGGCGCCCACGGCGTCCCTTCTGCTGCGATGCTGGGGCTCACTCAGCTCGATCGGAAAGGCAGGGGCGGTGACGGACTTGGGGCCGGACAGGGGCGCGGCGTGGGGGTCCTCTCGGGGGGAGGCCCGTACGGGCGTACGGGTGGTGATCGCCGAGGACTCGGTGCTGCTGCGCGAGGGGCTCACCCGTCTCCTCACCGATCTGGGGCACGAGGTGGTCGCCGGGGTCGGGGACGGTGAGGCGCTGGTGAAGACCGTGTCCGAGCTCGCGGCGGAGGGGGCGCTGCCGGACGTGGTCGTGGCGGACGTACGGATGCCGCCGACGCACACGGACGAGGGGGTGCGGGCGGCGGTGCGGCTGCGGAAGGAGCATCCGGGGCTCGGGGTGCTGGTCCTTTCGCAGTACGTGGAGGAGCAGTACGCGACGGAGCTGCTCGCCGGTTCCAGCACGGGCGTGGGCTACCTCCTGAAGGACCGGGTCGCCGAGGTCCGGGAGTTCGTGGACGCGGTGGTGCGGGTGGCCGACGGCGGTACGGCGCTGGATCCGGAGGTGGTGGCGCAGCTGCTCGGCCGCAGCCGCAGGCAGGACGTGCTGGCCGTGCTGACCCCGCGTGAGCGGGAGGTCCTGGGCCTGATGGCGGAGGGTCGTACGAATTCGGCCATCGCGAAGCAGCTGGTGGTGAGCGACGGCGCGGTGGAGAAGCACATCGGGAACATCTTCCTGAAGCTGGGCCTGTCGCCGAGTGACGGGGATCACCGCCGGGTACTCGCGGTGTTGACCTACCTGAACTCCTGAAAGCCTGACACTCTGCCAGAAACGGGCCGGGAAGGAAGGGCGCCGCTCGATCCC
It encodes:
- a CDS encoding response regulator transcription factor, which produces MVIAEDSVLLREGLTRLLTDLGHEVVAGVGDGEALVKTVSELAAEGALPDVVVADVRMPPTHTDEGVRAAVRLRKEHPGLGVLVLSQYVEEQYATELLAGSSTGVGYLLKDRVAEVREFVDAVVRVADGGTALDPEVVAQLLGRSRRQDVLAVLTPREREVLGLMAEGRTNSAIAKQLVVSDGAVEKHIGNIFLKLGLSPSDGDHRRVLAVLTYLNS